TCTATGGCCTGGGCGTCAAGGAATTGTGGGACATCGATCCCGCCAATCACCAGCCCGGCCGCGTCATTCACACGCAGGGCTGGCCACTGTCCGAAACGCCGGGATCGAACGGCGGCGGCTTCATCTATCATCAGGCCAACGGCCAGGTCGCGCTCGGCTATGTCACCTGGCTGAACTACCGCAATCCGTTTCTCTCGCCGTTTCAGGAAATGCAGCGCTGGAAGACGCATCCGGACATCGCCGAGCTGTTGAAGGGCGGCAAGCGCGTTTCCTATGGCGCTAGGGCGATCAACGATGGCGGCTATCAGTCGGTGCCCAAGCTCGTCTTCCCGGGCGGCGCGCTGATCGGCTGTTCGGCGGGCTTCCTCAACGTGCCGCGGATCAAGGGCACGCATACCGCGATGAAGACCGGCATGATGGCGGCCGAGGCCGCGTTCGAGGCGGTGGGTGCCGACCGTGGCGGCGACGAACTGTCCGCCTATCCCACCGCCTATCAGGGCAGCTGGGTGCGCGACGAACTCTACCGCGTCCGCAACGTCGTGCCGCTCGTCAAGAAATATGGCGACCTGTTCGGGTCGGGCCTGTCGGGCGTCAACATGTGGCTGGAGCATTGGGGGCTGAAGCTGCCCTACACGATGCACCACAAGCCCGATCACGAGAGCCTGTGGGGCCGGAACGAGGTCCAGCGGATCGACTATCCCAAGCCCGATGGCGTGCTGACGTTCGACCGCCTCTCCTCGGTGTTCATCTCGAACACCAATCACGAGGAGGATCAGCCGGTCCACCTGACGCTCAAGGATCCGGACGTGCCGATCGCGCACAACCTGCCCTTGTACGACGAGCCGGCGCAGCGTTACTGTCCGGCCGGCGTCTATGAAGTGGTGGGCGAGGACGATCCGAAGGGGACTGGCGATCCGAAGTTCGTCATCAACGCCCAGAACTGCGTCCACTGCAAGACATGCGACATCAAGGACCCTACCCAGAACATCAACTGGGTGGTGCCCGAGGGCGGCGGAGGGCCGAACTATCCGAACATGTAGCGTCCTGATCCTCGCAACCGCTGCGAGCATCGCGGCGCCCGCGGTCGCCGCCGATCCGCCGCGCGGGGGCGAGCTGTCCGCCTATGTCCGCGCGCGCGCCGCCGACGCGGCGGGTGCGGCAGACGTCGCCGCACGCGGCTATGCGCTGGCGCTCGCCGCCGATCCGGGCAACGAGGTGATCGCGATCCGCGCCTTCCGCGAGGGCGTGTCGGTCGGCGATCTGGCGCTCGCCCGCCGCGCGCTGGCGGTGCTGGAAGCGTCCAAGGTCGCGCCCGCCGATGCGGCGCTGCTGCGCTTTGCCGATCAGGTGGCGGCGCGCGACTGGGACGGCGCGCGCGCCACGGCCACGCGGGTGGGGCAGGGACCGCTGGATTTCGTCGGGCCGGTGCTGCGCGCCTGGATCGCGGTGGAGACCGGCGGCGACGCGCTCGCCGAGCTCGGCAGCGAGACCGACAATGCGATCGAACGCCGCTATTCGGCGGAGGCGCGCGCGCTGATTTTGGTGGCGATCAAGCGCGACGCGGAGGCCAATGCCGCGCTGCGGCTGCTGCTTGCGCAGGGCGGCGGTCTGGAGATGCGGATCGCCGCCGCGCGCCTCTATGCCGGGCGCGGCGACATGGGCACCGCGCGGGCGCTGCTCGCGGGCGACGACCCGGCGGCGCGGGCTCAGCGCGAGGCGCTGGGCCGAGGCGCAAAGCCGACCGCGGCGTTCGGCACCTCAACGCTGTTCACACGGCTGGCGGGCGACCTGTCGGGCGACGAACCCTCGCCTTTGGTCGTGCTCCTGACCCGCACCGCGCTGCTGCTTGAGCCCGGCAACGACCGGGCGCGGCTGCTGCTGGCCGACGCGCTCTCCCGCGATGGCGACGGGCGCCGCGCGGTGGCGCTGCTCGACGGCATCAAGTCGCGCAGCCCCTATGCCGGCGAGGCCGAGCGCGAGCGGATCGAGATCCTCGATCGTACCGGCGACGGCACCGCGGCGATCGCGCTGGCGACACGGCGCTCGGCCGCGAAGGGCGCCGGCGGCGACGCCGCACGCCAGCTCGGCGATCTGCTCGTCTCCGCCGATCGCTATGCCGAGGCCGCCGACGCCTATGCCGCCGCGATGGCGCGTGAGCCCGGCGGCGGCGACTGGGTGCTCAACCTCCAGCGCGGCGGCGCGCTCGAACAGGCCGGGCGGTTCGAGGAGGGGCTCCCGTACCTGCGCCGCGCGGTCGAGCTTGCGCCCGACGAACCGGTTGCGCTCAACTATCTCGGCTATGCGCTGGTCGAGCGCGGGCTCGATCTGCCCGAGGCGCAGGGTCTGCTCGAAAAGGCGCGGCGGATGAAGCCCGACGACGCCTCGATCACCGACTCGCTCGGCTGGGCCTATGTCCGCCGCGGCCAGGTCGCCAAGGCGCTGCCGCTTCTCGAACAGGCCGCCGCCGCCCAGCCCGGCGATGTCGAGATCAACGAGCATCTGGGCGACGCCTATTGGGCAAGCGGCCGGCGGTACGAGGCGCGCTATGCCTGGCGCGCGGCGTCGGTCCATGCCGACGCCGCCGACAAGACCCGCCTTGCCGCCAAGGTCGAGCGCGGCGTCGTCGATTGACGTGATCGAGGAAGCCGCACCCGCCAAGCTCAACCTGGCGCTGCACGTCCGCGCGCGGCGGCCGGACGGCTATCACGAGCTCGAGACGCTGTTCGCCTTCGTCGCCGATGGCGACACGATCCGGCTCGATCCGGACGGGCCGCCGGGATTGGCGATCACCGGGCCGTTCGCGGCGGGATTGTCGGGCGAGGGCGACAATCTGGTCCTGCGCGCCGAGCGCCTTTTCGCCGAGCGGGTGAAGGCGGTGCCGCGCGCGGCGATCGAGCTCGTCAAGCGGCTGCCCGTCGCCTCGGGCATCGGCGGCGGATCGGCCGACGCCGCCGCGACGCTGCGCGCGCTGGCACGCGCGCATGGCGTGGCGGCGGACGACGCGCGGCTGGTGGCGTGTGGCGAGGCGCTGGGATCGGATGTGCCTGCCTGTCTGCTGGGCTTGCCCGCACTCGGGCGGGGTCGCGGCGAGCGGCTGGCGCCGACCGCGCCCTTGCCGAAGCTGCCGGCTTTGCTCGTCAATCCGGGCGTCGCGGTGTCGACGCCGGCAGTGTTCGCACGCTGGGACCGGATCGATCGCGGCCCGATCGGTGAGGGCGAGCCGCTGGCGGCGGCGATGGCGGGCCGCAACGATCTGGAGCCGCCGGCCCGCGCGATCGCGCCGGTGATCGACGCGGTGCTGGCAAAGCTTGGCGAGCAGCGCGGCGTGCGGCTGGCGCGGATGTCGGGATCGGGCGCGACGTGCTTTGCGCTGTTCGACGATCCGGCGGACCGCGTCGCGGCGGCCGGCGACCTAGCCTCGACGGACTGGTGGTGTCTCGAAACGGCACTTGCGTGACAGTTTGAGTCCCGCTGCGGGACTTGGGCTATGCCTAGCCTATGGACGAATCAATCGGCACGGCGCTTGCGTAGGATGAGGGCAGTGGGCCGTACGCCGGGAGCGGATCGCCTGCCGGTGGCCGGGTCTTCGGACCCCGCCACCTCCCTCGCACGTGACACGCGCCGCGCGATGCGGCATCGCCGCAGCCGATGTTCCGTCTCGACCCCCTGGACCGCGGCATCGCCCGCCTGACGATCGACGCGCCCGAGCGGCGAGGCGCCGTGCCCGTCGCCGAGTGGGACCGCCTCGCGGCGATCCTCGAAGCGCTGCCGACCGATACGCGTGTGCTGCTGATCGGCGGCGAACGCGACTTCTCGGCCGGGGCCGACCTGTCCGAGTTCGAGCGGCTGACCGAAGATCCCGTCGCCGTGGAGACGTTCCGCCTCGCCATGCGCGCGGCGATCGACGCGTTGGCGAACGTGCCGGTGCCGACGATCGCGGTGATCGCGGGCGGCTGTTATGGCGCGGGCGTGGCGCTGGCGCTCGCCGCCGACATCCGCGTTGCGGGTGAGGGCGCGCGCTTCGCCGTCACCCCGGCGCGGATCGGTATCGGCTATCCAGCCCCCGACGTCGCCCGCCTCGTCGCTCAGGTCGGCCGCGGTCAGGCCGCGCGGATGCTGTTCGCCGCGGAGCCAATCGATGCCGAGCGCGCCCTGGCGATCGGGCTGGTCGAGACGGCGGCTGCGGATGCCTGGGCAGCGGCGATGGCGCTGGCGGAAACGATCGCCGCCAACTCAAGGGCTTCGACCCGAATGCTCAAGGATGTTCTTCGCGACCCTGGGGGCGATCACGACGCCGCGTTCGACGTCCTGTTCGCGGGCGACGACGTCATCAAGGGGCTCGCTGCCTATCGCCAACGCCGCGCGCCGGGGTTCGCATGAGCGTCGTCCGCATCGATGGCGCGGCCGACACGCTCCTCCTGTGCGACCATGCCTCGGACGCGGTGCCACCCGGCATCGATCTGGGCGTCGCGCCGGAGGTGATGCGCGAGCATGTCGCGGTCGATATTGGCGCCGAACCGCTGACCCGCGCGCTGGCGGCGGCGCTCGGCGCCCCGGCGCTGCTCGCCACCGTCTCGCGTCTCGTCATCGACCTCCACCGCGAGCCCGACCATCCGGCGCTCGTTCCGGTCGAAAGCGACGGCATCGCCGTGCCCGGCAACATCGGCGTCGACCGCTTCGATCGCATTGCGCGCTTTCACGCGCCCTATCACGCCGCGATCGCCGCCGAGGTGAGAGCGACGGCGCCGCGGCTGCTCGTCGCGATCCACAGCTTCACGCGCCAGCTGCGCGGCCAGCCGCCGCGGACGCTGGAGGCGGGCATTCTCTACAATCGCGACGATCGCGCGGCGCGGGTGCTGATCGCCGGGCTGCGCGCTGCGGGGATCGAGACGGGCGACAACGAACCCTATTCGGGGCGCCTGCTCAACGCGACGCTCAACCGGCATGGCGAGGCGCGCGGGATCGCCTGTGTCTCGATCGAGGTTCGCAACGACCTGATCGCCGACGACGCGGGGGTTGCGCGTTGGTGCGACCTGCTGGCACCGCTGATCGCCGAAGCGCGGGGATCGATCGGAGGGGGCGGATGAAGTGGGGAATGCTGGCGGGCACGATGCTCTTGACCGCATGCGACGGCACGTCGTCACAGGCGCCGGGCAACGGCCTGGTCGCGGCAGAGGCCGAGGGCAGGGCTGCCGCCGAGGATGACGGTCGCATCCAGTGCGCGCCGCCGGGCGAGGCCGAGTTCCGCCGTGTGTGTACCGTCGACCGGCTGGCCGATGCAGGCGGCA
This is a stretch of genomic DNA from Sphingomonas sp. Y38-1Y. It encodes these proteins:
- a CDS encoding N-formylglutamate amidohydrolase, giving the protein MSVVRIDGAADTLLLCDHASDAVPPGIDLGVAPEVMREHVAVDIGAEPLTRALAAALGAPALLATVSRLVIDLHREPDHPALVPVESDGIAVPGNIGVDRFDRIARFHAPYHAAIAAEVRATAPRLLVAIHSFTRQLRGQPPRTLEAGILYNRDDRAARVLIAGLRAAGIETGDNEPYSGRLLNATLNRHGEARGIACVSIEVRNDLIADDAGVARWCDLLAPLIAEARGSIGGGG
- a CDS encoding 4-(cytidine 5'-diphospho)-2-C-methyl-D-erythritol kinase — its product is MIEEAAPAKLNLALHVRARRPDGYHELETLFAFVADGDTIRLDPDGPPGLAITGPFAAGLSGEGDNLVLRAERLFAERVKAVPRAAIELVKRLPVASGIGGGSADAAATLRALARAHGVAADDARLVACGEALGSDVPACLLGLPALGRGRGERLAPTAPLPKLPALLVNPGVAVSTPAVFARWDRIDRGPIGEGEPLAAAMAGRNDLEPPARAIAPVIDAVLAKLGEQRGVRLARMSGSGATCFALFDDPADRVAAAGDLASTDWWCLETALA
- a CDS encoding enoyl-CoA hydratase-related protein, which translates into the protein MFRLDPLDRGIARLTIDAPERRGAVPVAEWDRLAAILEALPTDTRVLLIGGERDFSAGADLSEFERLTEDPVAVETFRLAMRAAIDALANVPVPTIAVIAGGCYGAGVALALAADIRVAGEGARFAVTPARIGIGYPAPDVARLVAQVGRGQAARMLFAAEPIDAERALAIGLVETAAADAWAAAMALAETIAANSRASTRMLKDVLRDPGGDHDAAFDVLFAGDDVIKGLAAYRQRRAPGFA
- a CDS encoding electron transfer flavoprotein-ubiquinone oxidoreductase; protein product: MSERESMPYDVVIVGAGPAGLSAAIRLKQLAADAGSEIAVCVLEKGSEVGAHILSGAVIDPRALDELLPEWRTMGCPLAETPVTENHHWVLSKTGKRALPEAALPPFMHNDGCYTGSLGNLCRWLAEQAEGLGVEIFPGFAAAEVLFNEDGSVKGVATGDMGIARDGTRKPDWQPGLELHARYTFFAEGVRGHLSKELMRLFDLRADCDPQVYGLGVKELWDIDPANHQPGRVIHTQGWPLSETPGSNGGGFIYHQANGQVALGYVTWLNYRNPFLSPFQEMQRWKTHPDIAELLKGGKRVSYGARAINDGGYQSVPKLVFPGGALIGCSAGFLNVPRIKGTHTAMKTGMMAAEAAFEAVGADRGGDELSAYPTAYQGSWVRDELYRVRNVVPLVKKYGDLFGSGLSGVNMWLEHWGLKLPYTMHHKPDHESLWGRNEVQRIDYPKPDGVLTFDRLSSVFISNTNHEEDQPVHLTLKDPDVPIAHNLPLYDEPAQRYCPAGVYEVVGEDDPKGTGDPKFVINAQNCVHCKTCDIKDPTQNINWVVPEGGGGPNYPNM
- a CDS encoding tetratricopeptide repeat protein is translated as MIAIRAFREGVSVGDLALARRALAVLEASKVAPADAALLRFADQVAARDWDGARATATRVGQGPLDFVGPVLRAWIAVETGGDALAELGSETDNAIERRYSAEARALILVAIKRDAEANAALRLLLAQGGGLEMRIAAARLYAGRGDMGTARALLAGDDPAARAQREALGRGAKPTAAFGTSTLFTRLAGDLSGDEPSPLVVLLTRTALLLEPGNDRARLLLADALSRDGDGRRAVALLDGIKSRSPYAGEAERERIEILDRTGDGTAAIALATRRSAAKGAGGDAARQLGDLLVSADRYAEAADAYAAAMAREPGGGDWVLNLQRGGALEQAGRFEEGLPYLRRAVELAPDEPVALNYLGYALVERGLDLPEAQGLLEKARRMKPDDASITDSLGWAYVRRGQVAKALPLLEQAAAAQPGDVEINEHLGDAYWASGRRYEARYAWRAASVHADAADKTRLAAKVERGVVD